TTCCGCGGGAAGCCATGGGGAATTCCAAGGGGAGCGGCAATAGTTTCAAGATTTACGATCCCGGCTCCCCTGACGTTTCATGCCTTGGACGGATCAAGCTGAAGCAGAAAAATGGAGTAAAGCTTAAGGCAATCGGCAGTAACGGCAGTGAAGGTCGGCGTTTTTGGAGTAAGGAAGGTGGATCCAGCTCATCGCAGAGGCAGGGGAGGCTTTCTTGGATAAAGAAGcttttttccttttcatctaagAGAAAAACTCAGGTCCAGGTCCATGGTTCGAATCGCACGCCTGTTTCtcaagaacttccttctcaaactGAAAGCTTTTCTCCGCGGCTATCTTATTCTCATGTGTCACAGTTAAAGCGGTTCAATTCACAGCGTGAGCCGGACGCTTTGTCCAATTTTTCTGCAGATGATGTTGAAATTTGGGCGCAGGAGTCCGCTGAGGAAGCTTGCCCCAACGAATCATGGAAGGAGGATGAAGAATTCGAGGGAGGAAAGAAACCGCCGGCAAAGGAATTctggggagaaggagaagaagaagaagaagaagatcaaaGCGACGTCTCGCTTTCTTCTCCACAGCCTGCCGTGAGTGAAATAAATCTCTGGAAAAGGCGATCCGTGGCTCCGCCTAGGGTTTTGGAATTGAACAAACGGTACGCCTTTGATACGAGAAGGCCTGTAACTGtttaatttaattgaatttgtGTAATTGGGACAGGAATCTCTTGGCGGCCCAGTTTTTTTACATAATTTGTCTGGTTTGCACAGAATCTGAATCGAATATTTGCTGTATTTGGTCTTTTCAAATCGGATTTGCTTTTGTTTTTCATTGCAATCCGATAGTTGGGCGGGCGGGCCCTTAATAGTTCTGAGTGTATTGATAAATTAAGAGATTTTATATTTTTGTAATCCTGTAAATATTATGCCTGGTTCTTGCTAGCGTTCTGGATTCGATTCCAGCCATGACCAACAAGCGACGCCATTGAAAAGGCAGTCCATTCATTAattatctcttcatttttctttttctttttcttttaactcTCTACTTGTATTACCTAATTTCTACATACTACTTTTTCACTACTTAATGTATAATTATTGTACTATTTTTTCTCTAATGATACGTCAACGAAAGCATATTGATGATGTAGTATTggataatattattttgaaatctCCAACCTAATGTGTCATTTTTTCACTCCAACAGATAATTTTGAGAGGTACAAAGGTAGGGTGCAATTTTTTTCTGATCTCACTTCTAATTTGATAATAGGCTGGATATATAAGAAAGAGAGATTAAAGACTTCATTAAATATTGacttttatttaattatctttttttTAGTATTTTACATACTATTTTTTCATCacttaatatataataattattggaCTTTCTAATTTTATTTTGTGGCACATCAACCAAAGTATCTTGATGTGATGTCATACTTTATGATATGATCTTGAAATCATCACTATAATTGTCAagtaaattattataaaaaattgaGTAATTCAAAATcactatatataatttttttttttggttgtcaaTGTTGTAGATAGAAAGAATTATTTTATTCTATTGAATCAAGCAAAAGAATAAGATACATAAAAAGAAGGTAGCCACTTTGTTGCCAGAAATAAACCAGCATAGCTAATAGACACAACAATTATTGGGTCCCCACTCTTAAATTGGTAAAAGATTGGATGTATGAAAAAGACAAATTGGAGGCAAAGTAAATATGTATCTCTCCATTTTGAATTGCTTTTTACCTTTTTTCtcttatggtgaaaattttgtctATTTTGAAGTAATGTCTTAATACATATACATAGTGACAAATGACACAAGATTGTTTGAATTTGGGCTCATTCTCttggtctctttatcaatttaCACAAACACATGCCCCTATACATTTTAGCCCTACCCTATCCATTTACACACACTCTCTTATACATTCATCTTATTTGCTCATTTATTAGACCCATCTATGCAACTACCTACATTTAGTTACTTACCACCTATATATAATCATTATTCCATTCCAAATCAAGTCTATGGATGTGGGATTGACCTCACAATAGTAAACTTGTCCCTTcccattcaaatttcaaattttgctaACTAGCTCCCTTTACCTACCATGAGCCAACTAAACACACTTCTAGCATGATTTGATGTTATGTGCAAATATTTAAAAACCTCCAATGCATTCATCCTAATTATCCACAAATATAACGAGGCAATCATTTTAGGTAGCAACCAATAGTCACACATTTTAAATTAACGCAATAAAGAAGTAAAGAATCTACATCATACGTGCTTGTTTGTTATTTTGAATATTGTTCAATTTCAATGGTTGAACAAGGTGTAGTGCCCTCATGACTTAGTTGTATGACAACCTAACAAGGCATTTATTGAtacaataaaatcataaaatttagaAAAGTTGAAGTATAAGAAAGTATATCAAGTGAAGTTGTAGAATGAAACTTTGTAGATTTCCAAAATAACTTAGGAACATAAATACAAATATACACTTGCAAACTCATTTCAAACCCATAAATTCATTAACATAAATGAATAGAGATCCAACATAAAATTCCAAGTAGTTTCATTAATAGAAAGATATTATTTCCATGGTATGACAACATACAAATTTCATATCCTTATCCATTTTGCATAATTCTTCACTTATGAAGCTAAGTACCACTATCTGCCTCATTTAATGTTGAAGGCActttattcaatttaatatttctCTTCTTAGTTAATCtaggttgattgtgaatttttgcTTGTACTATTTAGTTAACCTATATTTCAGCTAGAGGAAcattattttctatttcattttggTGAACAAATTCAATTTGACACACTCCAACATTCTTTCTAGGGTTCCACATTATGAGTTTTCAAATCTACATTTTTCTAAGAATAAATCTTATTTTCAAATCTACAGTTCCTTTTACACTAGTggatttcattaatatatcattttttttcaaGGTTTGTGTGCTTTATGAAGATTTATTTTTTACCCACCCAACTCACCCTTGGCTAGCACATTAAGATTAAATTTTAATTTGACAAaccatttttctttctaaattttaatatataaaagacATTTGAACTTGTTTTTTCTACCTTTTGTTTATGCCACTTAAGAGTGCTTGCCTAAACCCTAGCATGACCCAAATCAATGAAAAGGAAGTTATTTTGATGGTCATAATAACACTGGTGAGAATATGATCACCATAATAACACTGGTGAGAATATGATCACCATaatcaagcaaacaatcaaaatTTTGCAAATGAGTTGGCTAGTTTGTCGAATAAAAAAAATTCTACACAACTAGCATGATATGTTTACAAGTAAACCATACAAACATCCATTAAATTTGCAAGTTATTTTGGATAAGATTACTTCTTCTATAGTGACTAGTGCACATAtccccacctctaccatagatatTCTAGTACCATGACCAATAGTCATCCTCATAGTACCATCTCTATTAGTGTCCAACCATTTAGTACCTACCCTTTTCCACTTATCCTCTTCATTATGTCCTAGGTCCAAATATACTCCTCCCATGATACCCACTACCCATATGATGAACCACACCTCTGCACTTCTTTCCTCTACTTATAATAGACCTAAAGTTAACCCACTTGGTCAAACCCATTTTTATATCTTGTAATATTGCATATGTCCTAAATAATATTAAGTACCCTTTTTCCTCTATGTCTTTATCATAAGCCATCATTTCATCCATGTCTTTCAATTCTCACACATCTTCTAGTGGTTATCCTCTTATCTACCATTATATACTCCATGCTAGATGTACTATTTCATAAAATAGATCAAGTAAAAAAGAGAATGGATGCAATACCTAAGATACTAATGAATTTATGTGAAAGGAAGCCTAAGTGCAGAATAatgcttccaaatgctaaatctaacaaGAGAGGAGatgcaaaaatttcttacaaaattttaaacTATTGAAATTTAGATAAACATATAAAATCAAATTTCACAAATTaaaccacaacaccaaatatatgtgggaaaaacctttcgagaaaaaaacccacactccaaaagatagactcaattatattatcaacaacaacaaccgaTACAATACAATGTACAGAGCCAATGCTCTTCAGGAGTAGCTACAATAGAGATTTCAAGAACAATTCAGACAGCATAACAATGCCCTAGAAATAATCAACATGTCTCatctaaaaaacaactaaggcatcaacatataaatagagctcatcacaaagtggtatgtgcccatggtttccaaaaccatcttcaaagcccaagaggtaagttgtgtcacaagAAACACCTTGCTAATCTAATGACAGTTTGCACATAGCAACTTTCGAAGTAACAACATCTATCTCTTCCATAACAATCATCTTGCCAAACgtaatgtaagtacaacatagaagttaccatgaccaaataggtgccttccttacctcacaccatttgtcaaaagtgaactcaaacTATAAATGTAGACTACCAAAAtataactctccatgactcttccaccCAACTAGAAACCATCATAGTCataatagaaatttgtcataatctcaaCATAGCAACATATGACACTAGTTCCCAAAActttaggacttccaaagtgggtgcaaaataaaacaaataattaaattagcatatttggactctaaggttgagacaccttaatccgaacattctcccacttgtcgaagaccTATCAAGCATCAAAATACTCTATCATCTGCTCAAGGCCCCAAGGCCCATACAACTAGcgcaccatctaaacttctcaaTGCTCACTAGCTTCATTAGTGCATCTGCAATATTCGTCAAACTGTCAATTTTATCCAGCTTCACCTTTCCATATTACACCATATCACGAACAAAATGAAATTGTACATCAATATGATTTGTtatggcatggaaagtaggattcttcgcTAAACAAATAGCACGCTGGCTGTCACAACAGATTGTAATATGTcctgcatcaaaaccaacatcTGAGCACAATCActtaagccaaatggattctttgcaagcatgagtagcttccatgtACTTAGCTTTTGTAGTGTACAAAGCGACCATAGCTtgccgcttactcatccaactcactgcACCACCAAACATCGTGAGTACATATCCAATGGTGGATCTTCTACTGTCAATATCGCCTGCTTAATCAGAGTCTACATACCCACAAATACTCAAAGAATGTCGAGGTCTAGTAGGATTACCATGGAAACACAAGGAATACTCGAAAGTACCCCAcaaatatctaaacactctcttcaccGCATGACACTGCATCCGTACAGGATTAGCCATAAACTAACTAAGGACTCCCACTACTTGTGCAATGTTTGGCCtcgtacagaccatagcatacattaggCTACCAACAACACTTGGATAAGTAACTCTAGTCATGTCCTCCATCTCAGTAGGAGACTTTGGATAGTCTTCCATAAAAAGTTTCCTCCCCTGTAGAATAGGAACAACTAACTGTCTACAATctgtcatgttgaatctctccagCACAGAGTTCACATAGTTTCTCTGGCTAACCCAAAGCTTTTTGTTAGATATATCCCTCttgatctccattcccaaaatGTACCTTGTTGCActtagatctttcatctcaaactgtgctgacaattgagacttcaaatctgaaatcattctCTTCCCATTcccaatgaacaacatatcatccacgTATAAGACAATAATGAGAATATGACCATTTTCATCTTTGTAATAAACACAATGGTTATATTTAGATCTTAGAAATCCTAATGACAACACATAGgtgtcaaatttttggtaccacattctaggagattgcttaagaccataaagagatttattcaaCTCACATACCAGATTCTCTTTACCTTTCTCTACAAAGTGCTCTGGATGTGAAATGTGAATCTCCtcctccaagtcaccatgaaggaaagttgtcttcacatctaTTTTCTCAGCTTAAAATTCATGAGCTATTGCGACTAATAACAAAAGCTAAATGGATGTCATCTTAGCTACAAGAGAGAATATCTCCCCATAATTAATTCCCTCCACTTGAGAATATCACTTTGCGACCAACCATGCTTTGTGCTTCTCAACACTACCATATAGACCAAATttattcttgaacacccatttacaaccaacgaGTTTGCATCCTTTAGGAAAAGGTACCAGGTCCCATGTAGCATTCTTCTTCAATGCGGCGATctcttcattcatggcttccatccagGAGTCTGCATCATGAATATCCATTGCCTCTctaacagtcctaggctcatcaacatTAGCAATCAAAGAAAAGATACAACTCAAATCTAACAATGAATAACCAAACCAAACTGGTGAATATCTGTATTATTAGGTTGTCGCCTATCACATGTAGACCTCCTCAAAGACTGAGGTtgaggatcttgttcctcttctgaaCTATCTAAGCTATTAGAGCTCTCCTCATTATCAGGTCTAGTAGGAGTACATAGTTCAACTCTCTCAGGAGTGGGTAGAatttgaactacctccttcttttgTTTCTCTTCCTAATCTGGTTGTAAATATACTATGGAAGGTTTCAACTCATAGAAGATAACACTTCTTCTATAGATCAATTTCTCTACAactggatcccaaagcttgtaccctttcACATTGacaccatagccaatgaagataaaTTACATCGCCTTATTCTCTAATTCAGATCTCTTTTCactaggcacatgagcatatgcctcacaaccaaagactTTGAGATTTTTCAACAAGTGTTTTTTACTAGACCACCCCTCCATAGGGGTCTTTTAAACAAGCGTCGAAGTAGGATATCTATTTATCAGATAACATGTAGTGACTACTAActcaactcaaaacttttgttcaagccCCACACCACTCatcatactcctagccctctccattaGCGTTATGCTCATCCTCTCTgcaaatccattttgttgtggtgtatatggagttgtcttctgtaTTTCTATCCTGTGGTCCTTATAGAACCTGTTGAACTCAGTAGAACAAATCTCACCATCATTATCCATCCTTAAACACTTAATTTTCCTACTACTCTAATTTTCAACCAACGACTTAAGTTCCTTAAATCGACTGACAACTTCAGATTTACATATGaggaaataaacaaatgtccttctagaatagtcatctatgaaagaAACAAAGTACATGGATCTATTTAAAGAAGGCACATTAACTAGACCGAATACATCAGAATGAACATAGTCCAAAACcccagaagacttatgagaactggaataaaaagaAATGCGATGTTGCTTTCCATAAACACAATGTTCACAAAAGTCAAACTCAAGATTAAAATTATCAAGGCCTTCAACAAGCCTCATAttcctttttcacctatgtggccaagtctctagtgccacAACATTGCCTTCTTAGCTGGGagcttcatctccaaagcattagcacccttaggtacccaaaaagcaTGGCCATCAAATGTTTATACTACAGTCTTCTTTCTTGCTTGATCTAATGGTGAGGATGAAGTATCCAAAGCCCTCTTCTTGGACTTCACAAAAGCACTATTGCAATGAATTGTGCATGCATCCAGCTTATATAGAGTGCCAATTCAAACACCCTTAACAAGCACCATAGAAACTCTAGTCATCTTACATCAACCTTGTGAGAAAACAACCTGCACTCCCACATCGTTTATCTTGCTGACTGTTCAACCCAATAATAAGAATattaactctagttgaagtctcaacccgaagtttggacattcactttgttaagtcactatttccatagctagtgttcatttgattgtcaacccagggatgtaatacttgaaatgggtctgcactatatatgcactaagttcctgcaatag
The nucleotide sequence above comes from Cryptomeria japonica chromosome 11, Sugi_1.0, whole genome shotgun sequence. Encoded proteins:
- the LOC131071579 gene encoding uncharacterized protein At1g76070 — translated: MTLSLQFAAQRNWRGSQCEDEEGEASESFEKATKKISKDSGSRRFIASIIGLPKRPDTKFRKGDFSARLRSSISRKCKRSTAPLFSAVPREAMGNSKGSGNSFKIYDPGSPDVSCLGRIKLKQKNGVKLKAIGSNGSEGRRFWSKEGGSSSSQRQGRLSWIKKLFSFSSKRKTQVQVHGSNRTPVSQELPSQTESFSPRLSYSHVSQLKRFNSQREPDALSNFSADDVEIWAQESAEEACPNESWKEDEEFEGGKKPPAKEFWGEGEEEEEEDQSDVSLSSPQPAVSEINLWKRRSVAPPRVLELNKRYAFDTRRPVTV